From Paraflavitalea devenefica, the proteins below share one genomic window:
- a CDS encoding AraC family transcriptional regulator → MKVVQFTIPVATEYSIIVQEDVLPYFYNHLHRHNEIQITWVIKGEGTLIAGNCMQRFKPGDIYIIGANQPHLFKSDPAYFEKRSKKEIHALTMFVDPGGLFSNILHLPEMKGVKKFLEVTAAGMQIPNAYKAQVMDKMLQVKEARNGMRLATFIQLLQIMTTIKKYKTLSSSGSEYSISESEGLRMNDVYQYTMTHYTENISLHQIASVAHLTPQAFCRYFKKHTRKTYITFLNEVRVNEACKKIVAQDFDSIATVAYQTGFTNAVTFNRVFKKITGQPPKKFLNEYLHKVD, encoded by the coding sequence ATGAAAGTTGTACAGTTTACAATACCTGTTGCTACAGAGTATTCCATTATCGTGCAGGAAGATGTATTGCCCTACTTCTACAATCATTTGCACCGTCATAATGAAATACAGATCACCTGGGTTATCAAAGGTGAAGGAACGTTAATTGCGGGGAATTGCATGCAGCGTTTTAAGCCCGGCGACATTTACATCATTGGCGCCAACCAGCCCCACTTATTCAAGAGTGATCCGGCTTATTTTGAGAAGCGCAGTAAAAAGGAGATACATGCGTTGACCATGTTTGTAGATCCGGGTGGACTGTTCAGCAACATCCTTCACCTGCCCGAAATGAAGGGTGTGAAGAAATTCCTGGAGGTAACGGCTGCAGGCATGCAGATACCGAATGCCTACAAAGCGCAGGTGATGGACAAAATGTTACAGGTAAAAGAAGCGAGGAATGGCATGCGGTTGGCTACCTTTATCCAGTTGCTGCAGATCATGACAACGATCAAAAAATATAAAACACTTTCCAGCTCCGGCTCAGAATATTCCATTAGTGAATCTGAAGGTTTGCGTATGAATGATGTGTATCAATATACGATGACACATTATACCGAGAACATCAGTCTTCACCAGATAGCCTCCGTAGCGCACCTGACCCCACAAGCCTTTTGCCGCTATTTTAAGAAACATACACGGAAAACTTATATTACCTTCCTGAACGAGGTGCGGGTGAATGAGGCCTGTAAAAAGATCGTGGCGCAGGACTTTGACAGTATTGCCACGGTGGCCTATCAAACCGGTTTTACCAATGCTGTTACTTTTAACCGGGTATTCAAGAAGATCACCGGCCAGCCCCCCAAGAAATTTTTAAATGAGTACCTGCATAAGGTAGATTAA
- a CDS encoding sensor histidine kinase produces MRDLSVLACTLLLSARLMATDTLQYARHHYTDENGLPQNSIKFIAPDTNGFVWLATENGVVRFDGQHFRTFNKENLRLASSRIYILLTRPGTQNLYAATDGRQIIQFHNGEASVDDSNRPPDWTDATGKDGHFAIFPALGLPNLYKDIVRFDNYVMPVNDSDFFIANKGGVSFYKNKQRQFWTSFGHANYWHFFNIDSVLYYVDDQEVYSISRGVVEKKGQLKGDIVHSPAYGRKEKKLQLFWNLSSKDVFVYLDQSLYLVKKLPTGELSTQLLLTDFDLNANRIVSAYYDEPHKRLFLGSETRGLFVFTRKQFNTVNSKQPGAGEVFYAQTVFGNSAVLTARGEIMEASGTSRLLPAINRLNFVDHYSLLTDANGYIWVKQWNQLYKFSKDGQHLLDKWTFTTGIHTVYEGSNGQLWVGTPKGLYVMNLFVNNATPEFFTDRVQDITYIQRETDDILWLGTGKGVYKLTLSSHKIQAIDSLKGIQIRSFYIPRPGEVWITTAGDGFFLYKNSRIVKFPLDQGHYLNAAHCMMEDAYGYCWITTNKGLFRAAKKDLLNYADGKTTAIYYHYYDKYAGFNINEFNGGCQPCGIQLPDGHFSFPSMNGLVMFKPGQDDIELPDKAIFIDRVEVDGKQLASRDTFVFSKDFDLFKLYVSTPYWGNPYNLRLEFALNRNTEKEVWNKVGSDGSVSLSSLSSGTYQLKIRKLNGFGDNNYSYKSIVLVLPLAWYETWWFKVCIIVLGLLGIWGYTRFRLQYIKHKNKVLESRIDERTTALKAILNDLQVSEEALRKQTHIQERLMTAIAHDIKSPLRYMMLAAKRLTENTAAGGNDPSDVHKNAQMLYEAGYRMYHLTDNLLQYIKFSGRDRQVVPEEVDLGVLVGEKVEIFRDIAAAQQTVIVNEVQPGIIIRSNFNLLGVIIHNLLDNAVKVTYEGQVKVYVVPGDILRIVIVDSGIGMHPDIVNWCNSELARTNQPNTSFAGHAGFGLIIIKELLALMDGKLQVSSSHEKGTTIELLFRDWQV; encoded by the coding sequence ATGAGAGACCTGTCCGTATTGGCATGTACCCTCTTATTGTCCGCCCGTTTAATGGCAACAGATACGTTGCAATATGCCCGTCATCACTATACTGATGAAAACGGATTACCCCAGAACAGCATTAAATTTATTGCCCCCGATACCAATGGATTTGTGTGGCTGGCCACTGAGAATGGTGTAGTACGCTTTGATGGTCAGCATTTCAGGACCTTCAATAAGGAAAATCTCCGGCTCGCTTCCAGCCGCATCTATATTTTATTAACGCGCCCTGGTACACAGAACCTGTACGCCGCTACTGACGGCAGACAAATTATTCAATTTCACAATGGGGAGGCAAGCGTGGATGATAGTAACCGGCCCCCTGATTGGACGGATGCTACCGGTAAAGACGGACACTTTGCTATTTTCCCGGCATTAGGCCTGCCTAATCTTTACAAGGACATCGTCCGGTTTGATAATTATGTTATGCCGGTCAACGATAGCGACTTTTTCATAGCGAACAAGGGAGGCGTATCGTTCTATAAAAATAAGCAACGGCAGTTCTGGACCAGTTTCGGGCACGCCAATTACTGGCATTTCTTTAATATAGACAGTGTATTGTATTATGTGGATGATCAGGAAGTGTATAGTATATCCCGGGGTGTTGTGGAAAAGAAAGGGCAGCTCAAGGGAGATATCGTACATAGCCCGGCTTATGGCCGCAAAGAGAAAAAACTGCAATTATTTTGGAACCTTTCTTCAAAAGATGTTTTTGTTTATCTTGATCAATCGCTTTACCTGGTAAAAAAACTACCCACTGGTGAATTATCAACTCAATTATTACTCACTGATTTCGACCTGAATGCTAACAGGATTGTATCTGCCTATTATGATGAGCCCCACAAACGGCTTTTTTTGGGCAGTGAAACGAGGGGATTATTTGTTTTTACCCGCAAGCAATTCAATACAGTTAATTCAAAACAACCTGGTGCGGGTGAAGTGTTTTATGCGCAAACTGTTTTTGGCAATAGCGCAGTGCTTACGGCAAGGGGAGAAATAATGGAAGCTTCCGGTACCAGCAGGCTCTTACCTGCTATAAACCGGCTGAATTTTGTTGACCATTACAGCTTGCTGACGGATGCCAATGGTTATATATGGGTCAAACAATGGAATCAACTGTATAAGTTCTCCAAAGACGGGCAACATTTACTGGATAAGTGGACATTTACGACAGGCATCCATACGGTGTACGAAGGCAGCAACGGGCAGTTATGGGTCGGTACCCCAAAGGGATTGTATGTAATGAACCTGTTCGTGAATAATGCTACGCCTGAATTTTTTACAGACCGTGTGCAGGATATTACCTATATACAGCGTGAAACAGATGATATACTGTGGCTGGGTACCGGCAAAGGAGTATATAAACTGACGCTTTCCAGTCACAAAATACAGGCAATAGATAGCCTGAAGGGTATACAAATTCGCAGCTTTTATATTCCCAGACCTGGCGAAGTGTGGATTACTACGGCAGGCGATGGATTCTTCCTGTATAAGAACAGCAGGATTGTAAAGTTCCCGCTTGACCAGGGGCACTACCTGAATGCTGCCCACTGTATGATGGAAGATGCTTATGGCTATTGTTGGATCACCACCAACAAAGGGTTATTCCGGGCTGCTAAAAAAGACCTGCTGAATTATGCGGATGGTAAAACCACTGCTATTTATTATCATTATTATGACAAGTATGCGGGGTTTAATATCAATGAGTTTAATGGCGGATGTCAGCCTTGTGGCATTCAATTACCGGATGGTCATTTCTCCTTTCCATCCATGAATGGGCTGGTCATGTTCAAACCAGGTCAGGATGATATAGAGCTGCCCGATAAAGCTATTTTTATTGACAGGGTAGAGGTGGATGGGAAACAGCTAGCCAGCCGGGATACCTTTGTTTTTTCGAAAGATTTTGACCTGTTTAAATTATACGTTTCTACCCCTTATTGGGGCAACCCTTACAACCTGCGGCTGGAATTTGCCCTGAACAGGAATACAGAAAAAGAAGTATGGAACAAGGTAGGCAGTGATGGCAGCGTTTCCCTCTCCTCCCTGTCATCCGGCACCTACCAGTTGAAGATCCGTAAACTGAATGGCTTTGGGGATAATAATTATTCTTATAAAAGCATCGTGCTGGTGTTACCCCTGGCCTGGTATGAAACCTGGTGGTTTAAAGTGTGCATCATCGTGTTGGGCCTGTTGGGCATCTGGGGATATACCCGCTTTCGCCTGCAGTACATAAAGCATAAGAACAAGGTACTGGAATCACGTATTGATGAGCGCACAACTGCTCTGAAAGCCATCTTGAATGACCTGCAGGTCTCGGAGGAAGCCTTGCGTAAGCAAACGCATATACAGGAACGCCTGATGACGGCCATTGCGCACGACATTAAAAGCCCGCTGCGCTACATGATGCTGGCGGCAAAACGCCTTACCGAGAATACGGCTGCAGGTGGCAATGACCCCTCCGACGTGCATAAAAATGCGCAAATGCTGTATGAAGCAGGCTATCGCATGTACCACCTCACCGATAACCTGCTGCAGTATATCAAATTCTCGGGCCGCGACAGGCAGGTGGTGCCGGAAGAAGTAGACCTCGGTGTCCTGGTGGGTGAAAAAGTGGAGATCTTCCGGGATATAGCTGCTGCCCAGCAAACGGTTATTGTGAATGAGGTACAACCAGGTATAATTATACGCAGCAATTTTAACCTGCTGGGCGTTATCATTCACAACCTCCTGGATAATGCAGTGAAGGTAACCTATGAAGGGCAGGTTAAAGTATACGTGGTGCCCGGCGATATACTCCGCATTGTAATAGTAGATTCCGGTATTGGCATGCATCCCGATATTGTGAACTGGTGTAACAGTGAACTTGCACGCACCAACCAGCCCAATACTTCTTTTGCCGGGCATGCCGGTTTCGGGTTGATCATTATCAAAGAATTGCTGGCGCTCATGGATGGAAAGCTGCAGGTAAGCAGCAGCCACGAAAAAGGAACCACCATAGAACTGCTGTTCCGGGACTGGCAGGTATAA
- a CDS encoding response regulator has protein sequence MKDAKYQVLIADDHSIVRYGTALVIKEMLPAGTIREANNFDQALKLLDTDRFDLLVLDINIPGGNNLQMIDVVKLRQPHVKILIFSGYDEQLYALRYLQAGADGYVVKQAPEGELKAAIQTIQNNDKYISPTVKQHLINGLTTKKASARNPLTGLSNREMEVMQLLVKGASVAEIGVTLSLQISTVSTYKSRIFEKMEVSNIVELVEKVKLYDTSSIVNYE, from the coding sequence ATGAAAGATGCAAAGTACCAAGTCCTGATTGCTGATGATCACTCTATTGTACGCTATGGAACCGCTCTTGTAATTAAGGAAATGTTGCCCGCCGGCACGATCCGGGAGGCCAACAACTTCGATCAGGCCCTCAAATTACTGGACACAGACAGATTTGACCTGCTGGTCCTGGACATCAACATCCCCGGGGGGAATAACCTGCAAATGATTGATGTCGTAAAGCTTCGACAGCCCCATGTTAAGATTCTCATTTTCTCCGGCTATGACGAACAGTTATACGCCCTTCGCTACCTGCAGGCCGGAGCCGACGGTTACGTCGTAAAGCAGGCGCCGGAAGGAGAACTAAAAGCCGCCATCCAGACCATTCAAAACAATGACAAGTACATCAGCCCCACGGTGAAGCAGCACCTGATCAACGGGCTCACTACCAAAAAGGCATCTGCCCGCAATCCCCTTACCGGTCTTTCCAACCGGGAAATGGAAGTGATGCAATTGCTGGTGAAAGGCGCCAGTGTGGCAGAGATCGGGGTAACGCTCAGCCTGCAGATATCTACGGTGAGCACTTACAAGAGCCGCATTTTTGAGAAAATGGAGGTCTCTAACATCGTAGAGCTGGTAGAGAAAGTAAAGTTATACGACACTTCTTCCATCGTCAACTACGAGTAA
- a CDS encoding OmpA family protein, with the protein MIKKLLVLTVAALIGAGSAMAQGFLSKKKGSLIGFSVNFTDFKTPSEIKATSLKDALKKGDWHKMSEMGWGFSLLYWQGLSNRLDLSARYNGVFTDFTRSSYDNEYSNEFEAALHARALTDDHTLNPFLTAGIGVGDYGKTWAPYVPLGLGLQLNLESTTYVFLQIHYRVSLDKSALDDNLFWSLGFTESLSSPKTPPPPVTVPFPVVERKDQDDDGIVDSVDACPDVKGLAHLNGCPDGDGDGIADKDDKCPTIKGIARYNGCPIPDTDGDGVNDELDKCPAVAGVERYNGCPIPDTDKDGVNDEEDKCPALAGVKENQGCPVVKEEVVKRVNVAAGNIFFVSGSAKLLAKSFKSLDGVAAELKKDTDLKLSIEGHTDNTGSDKVNQPLSEKRARAVLDYLKSKGVEESRMQSAGYGSSRPVADNKTAKGRTLNRRVELKLTY; encoded by the coding sequence ATGATTAAAAAATTACTTGTACTCACTGTGGCGGCCCTGATAGGCGCCGGCAGTGCTATGGCCCAGGGATTCCTTTCCAAAAAGAAAGGCAGCCTCATCGGCTTTAGCGTCAATTTCACCGATTTTAAAACCCCCAGTGAGATCAAAGCCACTTCGCTGAAGGATGCCTTGAAAAAGGGCGACTGGCACAAAATGTCAGAGATGGGCTGGGGATTCTCACTCCTATACTGGCAGGGATTGAGCAACCGGCTCGACCTCTCGGCCCGTTATAATGGGGTGTTTACCGACTTCACCCGCAGCAGCTATGACAATGAATATTCCAATGAATTTGAGGCGGCCCTGCATGCCCGGGCATTGACAGATGACCATACGCTGAATCCCTTTCTTACGGCGGGCATCGGTGTGGGCGACTACGGCAAGACCTGGGCGCCTTATGTACCACTGGGGCTTGGACTGCAATTGAACCTGGAAAGCACTACTTATGTTTTCCTGCAGATACATTACCGGGTATCGCTGGATAAGTCGGCATTGGATGATAACCTCTTCTGGTCGCTTGGCTTTACAGAGAGCCTTTCTTCTCCTAAAACACCCCCGCCTCCTGTAACGGTACCCTTCCCGGTAGTAGAACGGAAAGACCAGGATGATGATGGCATTGTGGATAGTGTGGATGCCTGCCCCGATGTAAAAGGGCTGGCCCATTTGAATGGTTGCCCCGACGGGGATGGCGATGGTATTGCGGATAAAGATGATAAATGTCCCACCATAAAGGGTATAGCCAGGTACAACGGTTGTCCCATACCGGATACAGACGGGGATGGCGTAAATGATGAGCTGGACAAATGCCCTGCTGTAGCCGGTGTGGAACGGTATAACGGTTGTCCTATACCCGATACGGATAAAGATGGCGTGAATGATGAGGAAGATAAATGCCCGGCATTGGCGGGTGTAAAGGAAAACCAGGGATGCCCTGTCGTAAAAGAAGAAGTGGTGAAAAGAGTGAACGTAGCGGCCGGCAACATCTTCTTTGTGAGCGGAAGCGCCAAACTGCTGGCCAAATCCTTTAAGTCGTTGGATGGCGTGGCTGCAGAACTGAAAAAGGATACCGATCTGAAGCTGTCTATTGAAGGACATACGGATAATACCGGATCCGATAAGGTAAACCAGCCGCTGAGCGAAAAAAGGGCCAGGGCTGTACTGGATTACCTGAAAAGCAAAGGTGTTGAGGAAAGCCGGATGCAATCGGCCGGTTATGGTTCATCACGTCCTGTGGCCGATAACAAAACAGCCAAAGGCAGAACCCTGAACAGAAGAGTTGAACTGAAGCTTACCTATTAA